Part of the Rhodohalobacter sp. 614A genome is shown below.
AACCGGAGAAAATCCGCAGATCAACCTGACGGAAGAAACCTATAGCAGCGAAACAACTGGCGGATACTTTAAACAAAACCAACAACCTGAAAACCGGTTCATGATATCACTGAACGTGACCGGAACCGATGAGGTCTTTTCCAATCAAACCCGTATTGTTTTTTCTGAAGATGGAACGACGGATTTAGACCCCACCGATGGTTTAAAGAGAACTCCCGAAGGACTCGCTTCCCAGTGGCTGGCTTTCTACTCGATTGATGAAGATCAACGAAATTACAGTCTTCAGAATCTCCCGCTTGAGATCGATGAAAAAGTTCGTATTCCATTAGACCTTCAAACGACCGAGTCCGGCAAATTTACGATGAATTGGACTCTCCCGGAATCTCATATCTTCAATGGCCGTTACTTCCTTCGGGACAACCAGACCATGGATGTGATCGAATTAAATAAAGGATCAAACTATCATTTTACAGTTTCACAAGATCAAGCGAAAAGCGTACATTCAGAAAATCGTTGGCAACAAATCAACTCAAAACTCGCGGCCCAAAACACACAACCTGAACCCCGTTTTGAACTCTTAATCACCCAATCCGGTGTGGATGGGCTGAGCGAACTCGGCGCGGTTCCTGACGACTTTGAGCTATCCCAAAACTATCCAAATCCATTCAACCCAACTACATTGATTAGCTACCGGCTGCCTGTAAATAGTGAGGTTCGGTTAGATGTATATGACATGCTGGGACGAAATGTAGCCACGCTGGTCAGCGGCCAGGTTTCGGCCGGGCGACACACCGTCAATTTTGATGCAAGCAATTTATCCAGCGGTATTTACCTGTACCGGTTGCAGGCGGGCAGTCAAATTATCACAAAGAAATTAACAGTGCTCAAATAATGAAGGAACCAACGTTCGGAGATTATGCCAAATGCATCCCTTCGGGACTTCACTCCGCTCGCAATGACAGATTCATGTTGCTTTCGTCATTGCGAGGGAGCCTGTGACCGCGGCAATCCCCAAACACTTTCGGTAATCACAAACCGCTTTAACAAAACCAAAAACCATTTTTAAAAAAGATCAAAGATCTATCATGAACAACGATAAACACCAAGACACCAATCAAACCCGAATCTGGCAATCACCGGAAATAACAACGCTTCCTATCCGAAACACCGAACAACTTCAGCCACCGAACCAGGGACAGCAATCGTAATCATTCCAAAATGGAATCGGCTATAAAATCGGGAATAATACCTGAAGAATTGATTTTGCTCTCCACGTTTTGAGCACGCGTGTTTCCTGAAAGAACCAACAGAGTTTTCAATCCAAATTTATTGCCCCCAAGAATATCCGTATGTAACGTATCCCCTACCATCAGGATGTCTCCTTTTTCATAATGGCCGCTGTTATTGAGTTCGTCATATGCGTACATGAACATCTGCGAGTCGGGTTTTCCAAACCGGATAAATTTCTGATTGAGGACGGATTCCACAAGTCTTGAAATTCCTCCAATGGCTACAGCTACATCGTTGTTTGAAATAGGATAGTATTTGTCGGAATTGGCAACGATGATCGGTAAATTATTACGCCGCAGGAAATTGACGGTTTTATTGATATCTCTGTTCCAGTCAAATCCTTCATCGTCCAAAAAAACAAAGGCAGAAATATCCCGGCTGTTCTCAAGATCAATGTCGGCAACAGGTACGGCTTCTAATCCAAATTTCAGAATATAACTGGCCGAATTTTCCGTCCCCAGATAGGCAATTTTTCCGGTTCTGATTTTTAGCTCCAAAAATTGCCGGGCCAGCATTCCCGAGGTTACAATCTCCTCTTCTTTTAAACCTTTTAATCCAAGTTTTTCAAAGACTTCTACTTGCTGCTGCTGGCTTCGGGAAGCGTCGTTCGTAAGTACCCGCAAGGCAATTCCCTGGTCACGGATAAATTCTATCGATTCCTGCACCCCGGAAATGAGTCCCTGGTGGTTTTTGAGTACTCCATAGGAATCCAGGAATACGGCTTTAAAATTTTTAACGGTTGATTTAAATGAAACTTTATTAATCACTTTACTCTAAATATTTAATGCTTTCAATAACGGTTCAGGATCAAACCGTTGGTCGATGTTTGGGAGATGTTCGTTATAGACTTCCTGTTGCAGGCGGGTGGCAAAAATTTCGTGAAAAAAGTACCTCCCATATTTTACGACATAATTGAGAAGGAAGAAACGATAAGTCTCCTTTAAAAATCGAATTTCTACTTCTCTAAGTGGATAAACCTCATGATATGCCTGCAAAAACAGGACAAAGCGCTCTTCCATCAACCGGTCAATCTCGTAACTGAATACGGTCTTGTCTCCTACTTGTGAGACAACCCGGCTGAAAAAGTAAAAATCCATCATGCGAGAGCTCATTCGAAACCAGTCATAATCCCAACGGGAAAAAAGATCCAGCTGAGGGGTAACGGAAAAGTTGCCGATATTCCAGTCCACAAATACGGGTATGGTTGGAAGATTCTGGCCGCCAAGTTCATTCATATTCTCAAGGAACAGATGACATTGCTCCCTGATCAAATCAATATGCATGCGGTGCTCGTGCTGGCCGTCTTTCGTTTTTAAAATGGCAAGCAGATGATTGATATCCAGTTCCAGCGTTTTTGATGACGGCGGCAATGTATTTTTAATGCTATGGCACGCTTTGTGAAATTGGGCAAAAGACCGGGCAAGTTTCTGTATCTGGTTTTCAGTAAGCTTTTTGGGGAGCTTCTTTTTGATTTGAATCGGCCTGTAAAAAACTACCCATGCATCAATAAATTCACCTTTGTGCCGGTGGATAAAAAGTGAATTTCCTTTGATCAGAGATCTCGCCAGAACATTTTCGAACGGAGCCGGAAGATTGTTTGCCAGCGAATTGATAATGCTGTGATCTTCAACAAAGTGCTCAAATTTCCCGAAATAGGACAGCTTGGCAATAATTATGTTATCATCAGCAAATTTAATTCTATAAACATGATTGGTGGAAACTTTTGCACTGATGTCGATAATACTCGCAATTTCCTTGCTGTTGTCATAACTCTCGACGGCCTCCCTGACAATGGAGTTAAAATCTATTCGTAGCATAAAATGGGGTTAAATAATTTCAAAATATCGTTGCAGTTCCCAGTTGGTAACTTGTTTGGAATACTGATCCCACTCCCATTCACGGGTTTTTATAAAGTGGTCGGTAAACGCCTCGCCAAATAACTCTTTTGGCACATCTGATGATTTCATGGCATCTGTAGCTTCTTTGAGCGTTTTCGGTAACGCTTTGTTTCCACTCTGTGTATACTCATTTCCTTTTGTTGGAGAGATATCAAGGCTCAAATTATTTTTGATTCCATATAACCCGGATGCCAGGGCCGCTGCCATCGCCAGATACGGGTTGATATCTGCACCGGGCACACGTGTTTCCAACCGGGTGGATGTTTTGCCTGCCGGTATCGCCCGCAGGGCTGTCGTCCGGTTTTCAATTCCCCAGCTTACGGTAGTTGACGCCCAGGAGCCGGCAACAAATCGCTTATAGCTATTTACCGTTGGAGCATACATCGGAAGAATATGAGGCAAACAATAGAGCTGGCCGGCAATGTATTGTTCGAGAAGTTTGCTTAAATGAAGATCACCTGAAGCATCATAAAACAGATTCATTTCTCCGTTTTTATCCCACAGGCTTTGATGAATATGGCCACTGCAACCCGGCAGGTTGATATTCCACTTCGCCATAAAACTGGCAATAATATCATGACGGTAAGCAATCTCCTTCACTCCTGTTTTGAACAAAATACTTCTGTCAGCCGCTTCTAAAACATCCGTGTATTCAATAGCAGCTTCATAAACGCCATCCCCGGTTTCTGTGTGTAATCCTTCAAGGGGCACTTCAAAAGCACGAAGTTGATCAAAAAGGTCGTTGAAATACTCCGATTCAAGTGAGGACCTGAGAATCGAATACCCGAACATTCCGGGCGTGAGCGGTGTTGGGTTTTGATGATCTTTCTCTTTCAGACTCTGAGGGGTCTCGCGGAAATTGAACCACTCATATTCATTTGAAAATTTTGGCTGGAAACCAAGCTCCTTACACTTAGCAGAGATTCTTTTTAGAAGTGAGCGGGGACAAACTTCAGACAACTCTTCATCATTTTGAAAATCTCCAAGGAAAAAAGGAATGTTGTTATTCCAGGGAATTTTACGAAATGTAGACAGGTCAATCGTAGCCAAAGAATCAGGATAGCCGGTATGCCACCCGGTAACTTTTGAATTGTCGTAGACAGCATCGTTTGCATCCCAGCCGAACACAACATTACAGAACCCGATGTTATCGTCCAAAGATTTGATAAACTTATCCTTTGAAATCGATTTGCCTCTCAAAATCCCATCCATATCTGCTACAGCAAATTTTACCTGTTCGCTGTCGTGTTCTTTAACGGCTTTGATGATTTCTTCTCGGGTCATCGGTAAACGCAACCAATACTTTTTTAGATTATAGATTTATAAAATCGCAAGTAGCAGACTTACTTCAAAGAAGTATTTAACCGGATTTTTTGATAAGCATTTTCAGAATGTTCCTGAGCTATCCGGATCTTCATCCCTCAAAATAAATACATAAAAAAACCCCGCCTCTTTTGGGAAGCGGGGTTTAGGTATTTCAAAATTAACAGTGGATTAAAGCGCCGAATGAACGGTTTTGATAATTCGTGCACCCACTTTATACGGATCTGCGTTGGAAGCAGGTCGTCGATCTTCAAGTCGTCCTTTCCATCCGTTTTCAACAGTACCTACTGGAATTCGGATTGAAGCGCCACGGTCAGATACGCCATAGCTGAACATATCGATTGACTGCGTTTCATGTTTTCCAGTCAGACGTTGGTCGTTGTCAGCACCGTAAACTGCAATATGTTCCTGGATGTACTTGCCAAAAGCTTCGCACACTTTTGTCATCAATTCTTCGCCGCCTTCATCCCGCATAGCACCGTTAGAGAAGTTCGCATGCATACCAGAACCGTTCCAGTCAGTGTCGCCAAGTGGCTTCGGATGCCAGTCAACAGCAACGCCGTACTTACGGGCTGTTCTTTCAATCAGGTATCGGCCAATCCAGATCTCATCGCCTGCACGGGCGGCACCTTTTGCAAAAATTTGAAATTCCCACTGTCCGGCAGCAACTTCGCCATTCGTACCTTCAACATTCAAGCCGGCTTCGAGGCAAATGTCGAGGTGTTCATCAATGATCTCTCTACCGAATTCGGCTCTTGCGCCAACACCGCAGTAGTATGGTCCCTGTGGTGCAGGATATCCGCCTTCGGGAAATCCTAATGGCAGATTCGTTGCAGGATCCACCAGGAAATATTCTTGTTCGTACCCAAACCAGAAATCTTCATCTTCTTCGTCAATTGTTGCCCGGCCATTGGTTTCATGTGGAGTTCCGTCTGCATTCAGAACCTCAGTCATAATGAGGTAGCCATTTTTAACATCCGGATCCGGGAAAATTGCAACCGGCTTTAAAAGGCAGTCTGAAGAATTACCGGCAGCTTGTTCAGTAGAGCTACCATCGAAAGACCACATTGAAACATCTTCAAGTTTTCCGCTAAAATCATGTTCGATTTTTGTTTTACTTCTTAAAGATTGGGTTGGCTTGTAGCCATCAAGCCAAATATATTCAAGTTTGGAATACGCCATATGAGTTGAGTTATTTTATGATGGTTTACGAGTTAGAATTTGTTTGTACAGGCTTATTAAACTTTTAATATTTTTTTGATCATATGCTATGAGACAAATGCCTGTCTTAAATTCGAGATTAATAACAAATAGCTGGTAAGATATTCACTACATTTTTCATAATAAAGTTTTTTAGTCAAAAAAATATCAACAGTTAACTAAAGTTCAATAAACACTCATTAACTTAAATTTTTTAAAGTAAAAGCGCTTTCTTTTTTCTTTTAATAAAATACAAGCAAATAAATCATCTAATTACCGAAGTTTTTTAGGCAAGCCTATATTCAGTAATTTCATAGACATAAATTATCCACACGTTATAAACAGATTGGCTCATTGAAGAAATCAAAATTTATTATCTGGTTGCGCGCAGCCCGTCCCCAGACCCTCGCAGCATCCCTTGTACCTATTATGATCGGCGCATCTCTCGCATGGAATTATGATCAATTTCGTATCGATAGTACCGTTGTTGCCCTGATTTGCGCACTGCTTATTCAAATCGGAACCAACTTCGCAAATGACTATTACGATTTTGTGAAAGGCGCCGACACAGATGAACGTATCGGCTTTGAACGCGCCACCGCACTTGGGCTGGTTTCTCCAAAGGCGATGTTGACCGCAACCATTGTAACAATGGCTCTCGCCTTTATTATTGGCTTGTACCTGGTGTGGATTGGCGGCTGGATCATTCTGCTCATCGGCATTCTCTCTCTCCTCTTCGGAGTTCTGTATACGGGCGGCCCCTATCCACTTGGTTATAATGGTTTGGGTGATATTTTTGTCTTCATTTTCTTTGGCATTATTGCAGTTATGGGAACTTATTACGTGAATGCCCTGGAATGGAGTGAACAGTCATTGCTTGCTTCACTGCCTGTTGGCGCGCTTTGCGTAAACATTTTGGTTGTAAATAATTTGAGGGATATCCACCAGGACAAACTCTCCGGAAAAAAAACGCTTGGTGTTCTCTTTGGCGAAGATACTCTGAAGATAGAATATTTGGTTCTCCTCTTTATTGCCTACCTGGTTCCGATAATTTTTTATCATTTTTATGATTACAGTATCTGGATTATACTACCTTATCTGTCACTGCCACTTGGCTGGCAGCTCATCAAAAAAATCTGGTATCATGGGGATAAAAGAGAGCTGAATAAAACACTGGAACGAACGGCCCAATTTATGATCCTCTTTGGATTACTTTTTTCAATCGGAATTGTACTGTAAATATGCTTCAACTATTTGAATATGAACTCCCTTTTCGCTCTCCATTTAAAACCGGTTCTGCGACTTTTAAAACCAGAAAGGGAATTCTTATTCATTATGAAAAAAATGACGTTGATCTTGTAGCAGAAGCAGCTCCGCTCCCGGGATTT
Proteins encoded:
- a CDS encoding HAD-IIA family hydrolase; this encodes MINKVSFKSTVKNFKAVFLDSYGVLKNHQGLISGVQESIEFIRDQGIALRVLTNDASRSQQQQVEVFEKLGLKGLKEEEIVTSGMLARQFLELKIRTGKIAYLGTENSASYILKFGLEAVPVADIDLENSRDISAFVFLDDEGFDWNRDINKTVNFLRRNNLPIIVANSDKYYPISNNDVAVAIGGISRLVESVLNQKFIRFGKPDSQMFMYAYDELNNSGHYEKGDILMVGDTLHTDILGGNKFGLKTLLVLSGNTRAQNVESKINSSGIIPDFIADSILE
- a CDS encoding glutamine synthetase family protein, translating into MTREEIIKAVKEHDSEQVKFAVADMDGILRGKSISKDKFIKSLDDNIGFCNVVFGWDANDAVYDNSKVTGWHTGYPDSLATIDLSTFRKIPWNNNIPFFLGDFQNDEELSEVCPRSLLKRISAKCKELGFQPKFSNEYEWFNFRETPQSLKEKDHQNPTPLTPGMFGYSILRSSLESEYFNDLFDQLRAFEVPLEGLHTETGDGVYEAAIEYTDVLEAADRSILFKTGVKEIAYRHDIIASFMAKWNINLPGCSGHIHQSLWDKNGEMNLFYDASGDLHLSKLLEQYIAGQLYCLPHILPMYAPTVNSYKRFVAGSWASTTVSWGIENRTTALRAIPAGKTSTRLETRVPGADINPYLAMAAALASGLYGIKNNLSLDISPTKGNEYTQSGNKALPKTLKEATDAMKSSDVPKELFGEAFTDHFIKTREWEWDQYSKQVTNWELQRYFEII
- a CDS encoding glutamine synthetase beta-grasp domain-containing protein, which translates into the protein MAYSKLEYIWLDGYKPTQSLRSKTKIEHDFSGKLEDVSMWSFDGSSTEQAAGNSSDCLLKPVAIFPDPDVKNGYLIMTEVLNADGTPHETNGRATIDEEDEDFWFGYEQEYFLVDPATNLPLGFPEGGYPAPQGPYYCGVGARAEFGREIIDEHLDICLEAGLNVEGTNGEVAAGQWEFQIFAKGAARAGDEIWIGRYLIERTARKYGVAVDWHPKPLGDTDWNGSGMHANFSNGAMRDEGGEELMTKVCEAFGKYIQEHIAVYGADNDQRLTGKHETQSIDMFSYGVSDRGASIRIPVGTVENGWKGRLEDRRPASNADPYKVGARIIKTVHSAL
- a CDS encoding 1,4-dihydroxy-2-naphthoate polyprenyltransferase, which gives rise to MKKSKFIIWLRAARPQTLAASLVPIMIGASLAWNYDQFRIDSTVVALICALLIQIGTNFANDYYDFVKGADTDERIGFERATALGLVSPKAMLTATIVTMALAFIIGLYLVWIGGWIILLIGILSLLFGVLYTGGPYPLGYNGLGDIFVFIFFGIIAVMGTYYVNALEWSEQSLLASLPVGALCVNILVVNNLRDIHQDKLSGKKTLGVLFGEDTLKIEYLVLLFIAYLVPIIFYHFYDYSIWIILPYLSLPLGWQLIKKIWYHGDKRELNKTLERTAQFMILFGLLFSIGIVL